The genomic interval AGCCAGACGCGGTCGCCATCGAAGACCAGATTCTGCGCCGCCAGGCCGACGTGGCCTTCAAGGTGGGCCAGGCCTTCGGGGTCGTGCAGCTTGCCTGCGCGCAGGCTGGGGTCCCAATTCATGCCTACGGTCCCATGCAGGTCAAGCGCACCCTGGTGGGCACCGGCCGGGCCGACAAGGAGCAGGTCATCTACATGGTCAAGGCGTCGCTGGGCATCCGCGAGCTGTTCAACAACCACGCCGCCGACGCCCTCGCGCTGGCCCTGACCCATCTGGCGCATCAGCCGATGCAAGCGGCCGCCGCCCGGCTCGCCCGGCGCTAGGTCCCGGGCGTGGCCCTCGCGCTGCCGCTGCTGCTGTCGGCCGGGCTGACCTTCGCGTGGCTGTGGTTCTTCGTGC from Deinococcus budaensis carries:
- the ruvC gene encoding crossover junction endodeoxyribonuclease RuvC — protein: MIVLGVDPGLANLGLGLVEGDVRRARHLHHVCLTTESAWLMPRRLQYLHEEVTRLLAAYQPDAVAIEDQILRRQADVAFKVGQAFGVVQLACAQAGVPIHAYGPMQVKRTLVGTGRADKEQVIYMVKASLGIRELFNNHAADALALALTHLAHQPMQAAAARLARR